In Triplophysa rosa linkage group LG2, Trosa_1v2, whole genome shotgun sequence, the genomic window TTCATAGCGGTGATGTCAAGACCAGGTTTCTTAAGGATCAGAGTAATGGCAGCTACTTTTAGATCCTGTGGGACATAACCAGTGGTGAGGGATCCGTTTATAATAAGCGTAATGGATTGAATGAGCGATGGCAAGACGGTTTTGAGTAGGTATGTTGGAATAAGATCGAGCGTACATGAGGCAGAGTTCAATTTCGTAATCAGTTGTTTAACCGCAGATGTACTTGTGAGCAAGAAATTGCTAAGAGGATGATCTACTAGGGGCGAAAAATGGTGAGGACAGACAGATGGAGAGAAAACTTGGTAGATGTTATCAATTTTACTTTGAAAAAATGACTGGAAATGTTCACAAAGATCAACAGAGCCATTAATTGCTTTGGAATATGGTTTAACAAGTTTGTTGAGAGAACAGGGCTTTTGGTTTACACCTAGCTTTGTTAATAACAGTGGAGAGGTAGGAAGAGAGTGCAGTATTTAATGCTTCTTTGTATAACACTACTGACTCTGAGAGAGCAATGGCATGCATTTCAAGGaacgatttttaaaaaagtcACTATCATTAACTAACTATCATTAAAAAGTCAGAAtcccaaaactaaaataataggAGCTCACATATTCAATTACAGGGTAATCTACTGACAGTTTACTTTTTGCGTttaacagaagaataaacaaaaaatagatgaaaataaaaatgtttaactcGTTTCAGATGTCAGAACAGGTGCACTGAACACAACTGCACTGGCCCACAAGCAGCTCAAACAGTTTTGGGCGAATAAGGTGGAGTTACATGGGGCCCCGCTGTGCATCTCAAACGCTCCGAGGAGGAAAACAGGGCCTCACAGTAGAGGTAGCGTTGGGCTATTAAAGAGCCCAGAATGACAGATGCAGGATAAAAGAGAGGGCAGGAGAATCAGCAGGGGtgaaagagaaagaagaaaagGTGAAGAGGTCAGCCGACCAacagaagaagaggaggaaagACAGTGTCGTCCTTAAAAAACAAGAATCGATAAATTTATCTGCTGTTGCTTCGCAAATACCGTCTCTTTTGTACCAGATGGCAGCTGATGTGTGGCCGGTTCCATGAAGCTATCATGTCAAAACAAACTAACAGCATTTTCTTGAACAAAAGAAGGACCAGCTAATAAGAGAATAAGAGGGATAGGTAAACAAATGTtggcatattttttttactttttattgtgTGAGCTAAGCTAttcgtttattttgtgttttgtgcatcATATTTGAACACAATGACAATTTGTTAGAACATGATCCAATCACTGCATGCacttacacttaaaaaaaattgtacctAAAAGAAACccaaatttaaaaagaaaaaagtctgGTCTGTGCTGTCCAGTCTACAAGTCCTGTATGATAAATGACTGATACACTATACAGACATTCACAATCGCTTTCCACACAAGCACATTAAAGTACATTTCTTTTCAACAGAGGTCCCTAACCACACAATACAGCTACCAGCTGCCGTCTACACAAAGCACTCTCCAATCACAGCTCAACAtcagcacagacacacacacacccaagaTACCGCTCTGCACACCGGCAGCTGTTTAAGCAGAGTCCTGCGCAGAACAATGGTTGAGGCCTAATCACTTCACCTCCAATCCTGCCTTAAACTTAGACAGCAAAAAGCCATGCGTTCTTGCATTCTCATgtttatacacaaacacacaaaattcACTTGACATGACATCAGCAGATATTAAAACTATTGCAGACGTAAAAACATTGATCAAATTAAATCTTTGTGACACCTGTTgagctttgtttttatttacaagtCAGACATGAAAACTTCCACAGATAGAAAAGGGAGTGACATTGAACACATACAGCAAGTGATTATTTATGATCATTACAAATGCACCAAGTGTCAATAAATAGGCTTGCTGCCATCTAGTGACAAATTTACAACATTACAGCTCAAAATATGAAGATGTCAATTTTCAACACTTCATTAACATCAATGTATATGGAGTACCAAAAGAAattcattattaaaataatttagtttCATTGATGGTACTTCGACCTCCTAACATACAATATTTCATACAATCTTTCATTCTCACTAAATccaattttgtaatttaaatgtTGAGAACTTTGAGATCATCATCGTGATGCATCACAAACATAGTTTTTAGTTTAACATCATTAGACTTTATTAAAGCTGCAAAGTAAACTGAACTACCTAATGGATTGTGTTGTtcacacacttaaaaaaaaagttcttgTGTGAATTCACCcattagttttaaaaacatgaagatATAATATTTTTGTGGAAGAAAATATTGCTGtaggttttaaagggattttcgtttttgggtgaactgtccctttaaacattCATAACTGTTTTGGGACATTTTTTCCCACTAAAAACGAATTTGCCCTGCTAAGATAgacaacataaaaatgtttttgtattttaaaacacaacaaattttTTCTCAAAAACACAATTAAGTGAACTtagtaataattattataaagcaGTGTTTGGGCCCACTATAGGACCGGTCAAGATCTTCtaaaattaatgaaaataacttaaaaaaaaaaactagctAAAACAATTAAAAGGTATTTAATGATGAATGTATGAGGGGGATCTTCAAATTTTATTGAATGTTATTGGACAGTGGGGGGAGGGGTGGGATTGGGGGGTTTGAGATGAAAAAGGTTGAGAAAAACCAGAGTTATAATGCAATTTGTCCAAAAAACAATGATGACATTGCACCCTCTAATGGTCACAAGCATTCCAGCAAGAAATCTGCATGCAACAGCACACATTACCAATGAACACTGTGATGTTTGTTGCTCatcattaggtttaggggtttaaATGACACTGTTGTGATGCTAAACAGGACTTTTTTATAATGCCGGTTTTCCGTTGACCTTTTCTTGCAGTATCGTTATAGCACCAGAGGCGAAGTCTCGTAACACCTGCACTGTTTCCCTCTGCAGCTGCAGCGACTCGCGTGCAAACTCCTGCTGTGTTTCTGCTAGCTGTTGTATTGACTCTGCAAGAATCTCTAGTGAACGAGATACTGTGCCCAGAAGTGCATTGGTGGTGTGCTGCTCTTGCACACTAAGGCTTGCGCTCTGCACTAACCGCTCACGTGAACTGTCCGTCTCCACCATTGAGAAAAAAGCTGTTTTAGTAGAGGCAGTGGCTGTGGAGGAGACGTGTCCAGTGTTGCATCTAGTTGCAATTCCATCCTCCTCAGAATAAGAGTTAGTGACAGATGCCATGGAGGATGATGGGAGGTGGTCACGGTTATCTTCGTCTGAATCTACCAAGTGGGGTTCGGGATctgcaaacaaacaattaaacaaaatgtaaataaaaacaataggtACATTTAACATGAACATTGTTATTTAACATTAATGAAATAAATAGATATGGTCTGATTTGAGCACATTCAATGTGTTTACCTCCAGATTTGAAGCCATCATTGTGAATCGCTGGAATCCCAGCTCCGCTTGTTGCAGGAGGCATTCCTCCCATTTCCATTCCTCTGCCCGGTGAACTGTGGACTGACCCCATCCCCATAAATGCCCCatcttcctcctcctcatcctcaccCCCACCCTCCTGCTCATCACTGTACACGCGAGATCTGGATCTCTGAGTAGCTTCCCATGGTTTCTTGTCCAATTCGAGTATCGATTCCACTATGAGTTCTATCGGAGAGAACTCCATATTGGTCCGTGCCAACCGTTGAGACAACACACCACCAGTCTGCAGGGCAGCCACTTTACGCTTTGTGTCACATTTAAGGTCTGACCATTTCTTTACAACCTCCATGATCTCTCTTTCGCACTCTCCGATCTCATTAACACGTGCTGTGATCTCTGCCCACTTCCTCCTCTTGACATCAGATGGGACGCCTGCGTTAAACTTACCTATGCAGAAAAAGATTCAGTGTTAACGTAAGTTTGTGCATTTATCTGTAATTTTCTCCAATTGTGGTATGTAAAATAACATCGTTTGACAAGTGTGATGATGTTTGCTTGTCAAATGCATGGAAAACTCACCCACAACAATGTGGCGATTCTTCCGCACTTCATCCAGAAGTATGTGCACTTCACTGAAAGAAAAGCGTGCTTTCCTCTTTCTGAAGCGCACTGTGCTGTCTTGGTTGAGGTAGGGCGAAGaaagtgacatttttattcCAAATTCCACTCTCTCCAGCTATGGGGTGGGTGGTCTGTGAACAGTGAAGATTTCATAAACAGCGCTTGTAAGACCCTGCACTTGAGTAAGTTATGCCACTCTATATGAAAATACTTCTATTGTGTGTATTTCAATCTGGtctgtttttagttttcagATAGCACACAAGGCTCAGCATCAGGGTTGGAAATCAACAGGGGCTTGGGGCAAAAATGGCCAACAGATTTAAAGGCAAAAAAGCCATGTCAGATGCAGCTTCTGCAGTGTTAAGATGGCTTTTGTTGGTgttgataacattttatttataacagcCTACAGTATGTCATTATTCtgatttaaattaatttgacatAAAGGACAACTCCTATACAGCGGCAGAAtaaaataaccatttaaaaaatattttcagtttttctgacctatttataggtatgcgtttaggtaaaatggtaaaacaaaaacctttctgttaactactaacaatattgcTCCAAAATTTCTAATGTAAGCATTGtttctattttcatttatttacagaaaataaaaacaggagaaacaggtcaaaataacagaaaagatgctctgtatttttcagacttcaaatactgcaaagaaaacaagttcatattcaattttaagcaacacaacagtaatattacatgtatttaggaaaggtTCTAAATTTTTATCAAAGTTGTCATATGTCTGCTGTTtttttgctgttggatgactttatgtcagacctgaggtttgattttgttgaaattcaacagaatgaccacaatacatctagaaatgctgattaaatgaccATTTGGAatggtttcttatttttttctacgGCTGTATAATAATAAGGTAAGCAAATATAAAAATCATCATTATAAAGGTGAAAATGCCGCTGGAAATCAATTCCAGGGGCAAACAGTGCCCCTAATGGAAAAGTTAATTTATGATCCTGCTGTAAATAAAACCACATAGCTGTGAAACGCTCTCTCTTCTTTGGTGTGTGGCTGTGTGCAGGAAGCAGTCTACGAGCTACTGtgtttaaaacaactaaaatataCGCATTTCATCTTTTGGTGAAATATTGATTATTAGATCAATATTTGTTCAGATCAATCAGATTAACAATTCACTTGATCTTAATTTGTTGGCTCCAATCAAAACACCGGTTCGCACATTCGCAGTTTCTCCTGTTGGCTAACTTACACTCAAGAGCTTCTGTGTGCACATGCTCTTACTGTAAATTCACCAGTATTACGTTCAGTTTTCCTCTTTGTTTGGTTCTTCGTCGCGATCTTGTTATTAAACCGAACACAATCCCACCCACACAGCACACAAATGTTTTACGAGCAAACGTAAAATAACGCTTTTTTCCTGGTTAGAGAATATACGCAGATTTCTCATTAGGATACAAAATTTTTACGCCTTCGGACATTTCGCCCTCGTTTTCCTAACAGCTAACGCAAATTTCCACCGTCTAGCTAGTTCAGCTAGCTAGCTATTTATGTCATCACAGTCACTTTTTGGTCTTTTTTATCCGATCTCAAAGCCCTGAAACGTTATGAGCAAGTAAAAGTACTTCATGACTCCAAATGCATGCCATAAATACCTTAAAGCGGTCCAAATGTAATGAGTATTTAGCGTTGAACCTAGATATCCCGAAACTTCGTAGAGAGCAGcgctgcgcatgcgcactgGCTCGACTGTTCTCTCACGGTGGCGTACATGTTTGTGTGCAGTTACCACATCTGACCACTCCCTTAACTGTAGCGCAAGTGATCGCTGTAGCAGCTCACCCAACGTGTTCAGCTCACACACGTTTAATTAAACGTTAAAACATTTCGTTAGTATCACGAACAAGTTTCTGGGCTATAATCACACCAACTGCAGCCAGTCCACATGTCCAATATATTTGGGGAAACAAACGCaaagtatattattttaataaaaacaaacatcttttcagatgtaaaagcaaagaagaaaaaatatacAAGTTGTCCTTTCtcatacaattattttaattcaatataaaattaaatttgacACCAGGTTTTCATACTGAGCTTGCTTTTCATGGCAATGATTTTGCATATTTTACATCCCTCATTTGCTTCATGCAGATATGGCACCAACTGAGAAAAGCATGTTTTGCACACATACATAACACAGTTTTGCATATTTGTGACTTAAAATATACTAGAAAATCAGTTACTTTTCTATGTCACATTTTagtaatttattttctttggttAGTTTTCTACTGTACAGTtctaataaaagtaaaaaaaaatgctgaaaaGTTAAGTGATGTAACCCCATAATCCCAGTGGTAGACCAAATTCATGCCAGTCTTTCCTTAGCAACAGGGCAATAATGTGAAGCAAGATATGAAGCTATGAATGCATGAAGTAACAGCATAAAAGCACTGGGATGATAGTCTTCGACAGCACTGTGGGCCTTCACACTGCTCAGGAGTACATGGTCAGCTGCAGCCACTGTAAAGAGAAACATTTCCTTTTGTTAATGTATACAACTTTGATCAtcggtaaaaaaagaaaagatacaTATAGACATACAATTTCTAagaaaacaggtttgttttgagTAATCATAACATAATTTATAATTTCCTTACCTCTTGAATGTTGACCTTGATTGTGCCATCGTTGTCCTTGTCAAGAGTCTTGAAGGAACCTGGGAAGGACACAGATGACATGAATGAGTATTCTAAAATGTAGCTGTAAAGCTTTTTATACAATTGTCATTTGGACAAATACATTAACATGACTACCCACAACTACAAGTCAATGCTAAGTGATAGGTTGCTTTTGAAAATGGATTTATATGTTTATCTGTCACAATTTATTTCATGTgcaatttattttgtgttctgcggaagaaagtcatacaggtttgaaatgactcaccaaatgatgacagaattttcatttttgattaaaCTATCACTATAACGGTTTTATACTACCAGAAGTATAAGTAGTTTTCCAGACTAGGGCAAATGACGTCAAATGCATGGATGCCAAATTTACACAATGCGTGTCAATTAAATCCAATTTGTACATTGTACGTTTGatgtgatttttatttgttttgcccAACATGAGCTCAGTCACCATCAGACTAAGGTGTAATCAATCTGTAGGTATCTTTCCGATACATAACCAAAATTGCTTTCGGAAGTTTTCTGACTTTCGCCCATAGACAGCAACGCAACTGACTTGCAAAGCGCAGAATGTCACTTACATTCTTACATTGTTGTCTATGGGTGGGGATCAGAAAGCTCCCGAACCTCATCAAAACCATCTTAATTTGCGTTGCGAAGATGAATGGATTGTCAAACAAtttaagggtgagtaattcaagGCAGAGTTATCATTTTTCGGCGGAGTTCCCCTTTTAAATGTGTACATGTAACTTAGTCAGTTCTAAGTACACTTACAAAAGCTGACAGTTAATAACCATAATGATTTCATGGGGTCTTTGCTTTCTCTCTGCAGTGTGCCTATccaaataaagacattaaacgaacaaaaataaGGGTCacaactgtttttgtttttcttgattATGACCCAAAACCTTCTAGAATGAACTTACGGCACATGGCATCAAGTCTCACAAGGCAACCAATGTAATTGTCAAAGTCCATGTTTCCATTCTCATCGCTGTATCTGCGAATAAGCATCTGAAAGAGCTGATCATTCAGAGGGAAACCTGTAGGAGatttaacaatataaaaaagattACGTAAATGAGAAAAAGTAATCTCTACAATGTGTGTATATGATCATCAGGGAAACAAGGCTATTATATGTTAGACAAACTATGTACAGACCCAAAACAAGTAAAGAACAAAAGCTTTGGTTTTCCATTTGtggttaaatttaaaaaaagaatgtccACATACAGCCTTATTTTTGTAACCAGACAGACCTGTGCTCATCATCGGTGTATGCGCTGGCCTCTGGAGGTCAGATGGGGTATCAAAAAGAAAGCATAGTGTGTCTGTACAGGTTCACAGTCGTGTAGTTTTGCAATCTAGAATGTTTGCTTGTGCATATAAAATAGCAGCAGAAACAAAAACCACGCTCTAAGCTTAACACTGCCAAAAGTCCATTAATAATTTcaggcagtaaaatgaaatcttAAATACTGACTTGGGGCCCCTTATGTATACGTTAATAGTGATTTATTAACCTAACCCTTTCAGATGGGGATGATGAGAATAATGATGCCCTAAAACAATGTCATGGAGACCTATAGTACAATGAAGTGAATTCATCATGTCATGTGACACGAGTTCTCACCTGCAGCTTTGAAGGCAGCTGGAAGCTCATCTGCTCCAATAGTCCCTGAACCATCCCTGTCATAAGTCTTATACACTCCCTGTAAAACAGACagtagattattttaaatgggTCGCACAGTTAAAGTGCGGTATTTTTTAACCCctaatgttaatgtttggtttCTATTCAACAATTTAGAGGTTTCATTTAGTTTTGGTAATTAACAATATTATTATGGATAAATTCATAACAATAATTTTGAGATACAGATAACCTCAATAACTCATTAATACTAGGCCTAGCTTTAAAACCACACAAAGATAAATCCTCCAGCTGTAGGCgattaagtattttaaaacgttttactCACTTGCCATTTCTTGATGTTgttccagaggtgtttaaaCTCATGAAAGCCCAGTTTACCTGTGCTGTCACTCTGCAGCATGGTGTCAAGGTCAAACATCATCAACATCAGTCTCAAAGCTCTCACACAACCAAGACAATGACAGAAAGAATGGCCACGTTTTTGGGACACATGTATCGTGACTAAGAAGTTGTGCCTGTAGAGATCAGCAGATTTTCACACAACTGGAACAGATAttaaaagtgaaatattttGGATCATTTGAAAATGCTTTCCGATACCAATTAGAGTGAAACTCGCTATAtgtaacatattttaaaatccaATTAGCAGATGTCTCTCCCAAATGATCAGCAAATTTGGACCTGTTTATTACTGTATTTGTTCAAATGTGTGTAGTGTAAGTGTTCAGATAAATGAAAACAAGCTGGATACATCCATGACAGCCACCATACTTCTGCACGACTCAATGCTAAAGCCATCTGTTTTCAGATTTCCATCTGCGTGAACATACAAAACAGAGACAATGAGCATCATGAAGCACACACTGCACACATCatgtacacacatatacacagcaCTCACGTTTGGTGATGATTCGGTTGAGGATATTCATCAGTTCGTTGGGACTTACTTCCATGTCCTGAAACCAACAGAAATGTTATTtagatttgttattttatttatctttattatATGTGCTTATTTATgaatgtctgtttgtgtgtttgtataagACTAACATCGCCAGCCAGCTGCTGGAATACTTTGCGGAACTGTTGCTCTTCCGCACTCTCATTGGCCTCAGCATAAGCCAGCGGTCTGCGCGGTGGGGGCTGGGGAGAGATGCCAATAATATCAGCATCTCAAttgcacacatttttttctggccatatatttaaaaacccAACTTTTAACCCtaaacaataaaacttaaaCGGATATCACGAATGAACCATAAACAAGTTTGTACAGCATTCATTAATCTAGGTTAATGGcaactttttaaatatactaTTGTTTGTTATAAATTCATAATGTCTCATACAATTTATACAACGTAAAAGGTTAAGAATGTCTTAGTTTAtgtagaaatacattttaaccaATAATTCCTAAATGCTATATTGTATTACATCGTACAATGTAGATACAATATACTATAGTAATGCACATATATTGTGCAATCATGATGGTTCAACATAGCTTGGGCCCAGTATGAGTGTATGCAAAGCAAATATATTGGCGGTACAACACTACAGGGATATTTCCTGAAACAAAGCATCAAAAACACCTGTGTATGACATCATAATGAAAGTTCCTGTTACTTACAGGATCTGATGGCACAAACTGAGCAGGGTCGATGTTGCTGTGAAAACAAGAAGACTTAATTATGCTTTCAAATCATTCCAGCCTCAGTCAGATTCAGAACTCACAGCTCTATAAATGTCCTTCGGGGTCAATATTTCCATATAATGAATACTCAAATGAAACACCACCACATTAGTCTTAAACACTGAGATAGTGAGCACCTACAGAATGATTATTGTACCTACAGATGAAAGATAGCAAGTCTATAAGAACATTCTCTCACCTGACCACATCAATAATGCCTCCAATGAGTTTTTTGGCTAGATTCATCTTGTGGCACAGTTGGTATACTCAGTCTAAGAGGTAGAGAGAAGAAAATAAACTGTCTGTAATCTGTTACAAAATATCGGAATTTACAAGAATAAGACCTAGGCACACTTGCCCAGactcaataaataaacaaaaaataattgtaacatttttaataactcATAATAAGAACCATAATTAATGCTTAATAGATAACTACTCCTTAAAAATAGaacagtgtttttaaatgaattcttCTGTATCTTCAGCAAACACTGTGAAGGTAAATCCCTGAATAGGCATAATACTGATAACACAATAGGTAACgttaagtagggctgtcacgataaaccgacgataaatatcacgtgatttatgcacagcttttgagtgaagtacgggaaaattctgctgcatccgaaagccagagggcgctctaggacatctttttatcactgttactcaagcctcatcaggtatttttatgataataaagtatatttataatgatcatgtttgacgggtgttgc contains:
- the zgc:153990 gene encoding nuclear apoptosis-inducing factor 1, coding for MSLSSPYLNQDSTVRFRKRKARFSFSEVHILLDEVRKNRHIVVGKFNAGVPSDVKRRKWAEITARVNEIGECEREIMEVVKKWSDLKCDTKRKVAALQTGGVLSQRLARTNMEFSPIELIVESILELDKKPWEATQRSRSRVYSDEQEGGGEDEEEEDGAFMGMGSVHSSPGRGMEMGGMPPATSGAGIPAIHNDGFKSGDPEPHLVDSDEDNRDHLPSSSMASVTNSYSEEDGIATRCNTGHVSSTATASTKTAFFSMVETDSSRERLVQSASLSVQEQHTTNALLGTVSRSLEILAESIQQLAETQQEFARESLQLQRETVQVLRDFASGAITILQEKVNGKPAL
- the capns1a gene encoding calpain small subunit 1a → MNLAKKLIGGIIDVVSNIDPAQFVPSDPPPPRRPLAYAEANESAEEQQFRKVFQQLAGDDMEVSPNELMNILNRIITKHGNLKTDGFSIESCRSMVAVMDSDSTGKLGFHEFKHLWNNIKKWQGVYKTYDRDGSGTIGADELPAAFKAAGFPLNDQLFQMLIRRYSDENGNMDFDNYIGCLVRLDAMCRSFKTLDKDNDGTIKVNIQEWLQLTMYS